The Burkholderia latens genome segment CCAGTCGAAGCGAGCTATGACCCATTGTTGGCCGGCCGAGAACAGCGCACCGGCTTCGGCCGGGCGCAGCGCGCATACGACGAGCAGCGCGCCGATGACCGCGAGCGCGGGCAGCACGACCTGCGGCTTGAATGTCGTGCGGGACGAGGGACGGGAATCTGGCATGGCTGGCATCCAGTTGTGGGCGCAACGACGCGCAACGCCGCCCGGCGCGCACGTCGCGCGTCGGACCCTGATACGGCGTGCGTCGAGTGTACCGCGGTGTCAGGACTGCAAGAAGGGACATGCAGAAGGGATGAACCTGACGAATTGTAAGGTATCGGGGCGATCGCGAACACCCGCGTATGTCTCGGCGCGCGGAAGGAGGGGCGATGGGCCGGAGAAGGGCGCCGGCCCCCTGGCGATGCAGGTCGTCCGGGGGGCAGCGTGCGAGGTACCGCAGTTCGGCTTCAGAACGTCACGGCGATCCCGGCCATGCCGACGAACTGCCCGTGCGTCGTCGACGGCGTAAGCTGTTGCGAATCGCCGACGATCGGCGCCGCGTCGACGATATGGCCTGCGCCCAGCGCGCCGAGCGTCTGTCCGCTCGAATGCGTGTACGCCTGCAGCGCATAGAGTGTCGTGCGTTTCGACAGGCTGTACGACTCCTTCAGCGAATACTGCTGGTAACGGGCCGCGTCGGACACGCCGTTCGCCTTCGACGCGAGCGTGTACGCGAACGCGCCGGCCACCGAGAAGGTCGGCGTGCAGCGGTACGCAGCGAGTACGCCGTATGTGTTGAACACGGCCGTGTCCGTGAACGTGGAGCCGTTGCCCGGCAAGTACTTCACGTTCGAGTAGTTGACGCCCATCGTCAGGTTGCCGAGCGTGTAATTGCCGGCAGCCGCGACCTGCTCGACGGCCTTCGCGGTCAGATAACCCTGGTTCAGCACGGACACCGCGAAGCTGCCCGATGCCGCGGTCGCCGGATTCAAAAAGCCCGCTGAAGAACCCGAACTGTTGATGCGCAGATAGCCGGCCGCGATGCCGACCGGCCCGTTCGCATAGCGCAGCGCGGCGCTGAACGTGTTGCCCTTGCCGGTCGCGCCGGCGATGCCGCCGAACGCGTACATCGCGCTCGCGGTCAGCCCCGAGAATACCGGCGACGTGTAGGTAACCGAATTATTGACGCGAATCGTCGTGTCGAGGCCGTCGATGTCGCCCGGATGCGCGCCTGTCGCGCCGGTCAGCCAGCTGCTCGACGCGTACGGGCCGACCAGCAGGAAGTATGGCGTGTACTGGCGGCCGGCCGTCACCGTGCCGTAATGATCGTTGCGCAGCCCGACGAACGCCTGGCGGTTGAAGATCGTGCCGGCGGCGGCTTGCGCGCCGGTATTCAGGTTGAAGCCGGATTGCAGGTCGAAGATTGCGTGGGTGCCGCCGCCGAGATCCTCGTCGCCGCGCAGCCCGAACTTCGACGCATACAGGTTGCCGTCGCGCATGTAGATGTTCGAGTGGCCTTGCTGATTGTTCACGTACGCAATCGAATCGTCTACCACGCCGTACAGCGTCACGCTGCTCTGTGCATGAGCGGCGGAAGCGCCGAGCGACGCTGTGCATAAAATCAGGATTGCAGAGTAGTGGGGCGATGCTTTCATTGACGATCTCCAAGTCTCTTCTACGGGGAGGCTGATCGGCCTCCTCTTCGGTGGATGGCGGGCCGCGTGTACGGCCCGCCCGATCGAAGGGTCAGGCGTTGATCCGCGCTCGCGCGGTCAGCCGCCGAGGGCCACGACGATGCGACGCCAGGCGCCGTCCCGCACATCGTGTTCGATGCGGGCGCCGCGCACGGCAAGCGCGCCCTGCAGCGACGCCGGCAAAAGGATTTCGACGCGCTCGGCGGGGCGGTTCATGCGGCCGTCCCAGCGGACGGACACGTCGAGTTCGCCCGATGCCGCGCGCCCGGTCTCAATGCGCCACAGCCCGTATTCACCGTCGCGCCAGGCTTCGGTTTCGCCGTCGTCCTCCACACACTCGCCGTGCGCCACGCCGTCCTCGGTGCGCGGCGCAACGAGGAAGCCGCGTGTGTCCGCGCGCGCGCCGAACCTTTGCTCGGCGACGTTCAGCGGCAGCACGCGGCCTTCGCGCAACAGCATCACCGGCGTGTCGAGCGGCGCGGGCAGCGTCACGTCCGCGCCGCCTTCGAACGACTGCGCGCTCGTGCAGCAAATCCAGCGGGCGCCGGACGGCAGGTAAACCGCACGCTCCGTGCGGCCCGGCTCGACGACCGGCGCGACGAGCAGCGCGTCGCCGAGCATCATGTCGTCGCATGCGTCGTAGCAGCGCGCATCGCCGGGGAAGTCGGCGAGGGTTGGCCGCAGTACGGGCTCGTAGCGCGTGGTCGACAGCCACAGCAGGTGATACAGGTAAGGCAGCAGCCGATAGCGCTGTTTGATCAGCGATGCGATCTGCGCGGCGATCTCCGGATACATCCACGGTTCGTTGACGGTGCCGTCGTCATTCCACGAATGGATGCTGAAGCGCGGCATGAAGATGCCGAACTGCACCCAGCGCAGCAGCAGCTCGGGGGACGGCGCGGGGCCGGAGAAGCCGCCGATGTCGTGGCCGATGTTCGATACGCCCGACAGCGAAAGCCCGAGTCCCATCTTCAGGTTGTAGCGCAGCGTCTCCCACGACGTGTAGTTGTCGCCGGACCACGTCTGCACGTAACGCTGCATGCCGGCGCCGCCCGAACGCGACACGAGGAACGGCCGCTGCGCAGGAGCGTGCGCACGCTGCGCGTCGCGCGACGCGCGCATCATCAGCATCGTCTGCAGCACCTTTGCTTCGCGCGCCGGAAACGGTGCGCCGAAGCCATGCGCGATCGCGTCGGGCGACCAGATCTCGTATTCGTTGTTGTCGTTCCAAGTCGATGCGATCCCGTATTCGAGGAGCGCCGACGTGACTTGCTCCTGCCACCAGCGATACGCTTGCGGTTGCGTGAAGTCGATGTACGCGCCGACCTCGTCCCAGAACTGCACCCATGCGGGCTCGCCCGACGCGGAACGGATCAGCAGCCCGCGTTGCGCGGCTTCGTCGAACGCCGGATGATCGCGCAGCAGGCACGGCTTGATGTTCGCGCACAGGCGGATGCCGTGGTCCCGGTAGTGCTGCACGAAACCATTCGGATCGGGAAACTTTTCGCGGTTCCAGTTGAACACGTAGCGCTTCGCGCCGATCGACGTGTAGCCGGACGACAGGTGAAACGAATCGCACAGGATGTCGTGCGCGTCGCACTGTTCGACGAACTGGTTCATCTGCTGCTGCGCGTCGGGCGCATCGGTGTAGCTCATCGTGGAGCCCGAATAGCCGAGCCCCCATTTCGGTGTGCGCGCGGGGCGCCCGGTGAGCCACGTGAAGCGGCGGGCGGCCGCGAGCGGTGTATCGGGCGATGCGATGAAGTAGTAGTCCAGATCGCCGTGCTCCGCGACGAAATAGCGATAGAGCCCGTGGTAGTTGTCGAGTTCGCGGCCCATGTCGAACGTGCAGTCCGACAGCGTGTCGTAGAACAGCCCGAAGCCCCCGCGCGCGTCGGGCGACCAGGTGATGTAGAACGGAATGTGCTTGTAGAGCGGGTCGGTGTGCTTCGCGCTGTAGCCCATCGCGTCGATGTTGCGCATCTCGAAGCGCGCGCCGGTGCGGTCGAGCTCGCCCGCGCGTTCGCCGAGACCGAACACCTTGTCGCTGCGCTCGCGCGCGACGTAGTGATATGCGCGCTCGTCCCACCAGCCGAAGTTGTACGCCTGCGTTGCACGGTCGGCGAGCACGACGCGCCACGCGCCGTCGGCACCGCGCATCGACCACGTGCAGCGACCGCCTTGCCGGTTCACCACGACACGAATCTGCGCGGTTTCGATGCGCACGGCGTCGTCGTCTTCGACGAAGTCATAGTGCGGCAGCGCGAAGCCGCTCAGATCGAGACGGTCGCGTCCGTCGAGCGGAACGTCGTCGAGGCCGGGCGCGATCGTCCACGTGCGCGGGT includes the following:
- a CDS encoding porin, with product MKASPHYSAILILCTASLGASAAHAQSSVTLYGVVDDSIAYVNNQQGHSNIYMRDGNLYASKFGLRGDEDLGGGTHAIFDLQSGFNLNTGAQAAAGTIFNRQAFVGLRNDHYGTVTAGRQYTPYFLLVGPYASSSWLTGATGAHPGDIDGLDTTIRVNNSVTYTSPVFSGLTASAMYAFGGIAGATGKGNTFSAALRYANGPVGIAAGYLRINSSGSSAGFLNPATAASGSFAVSVLNQGYLTAKAVEQVAAAGNYTLGNLTMGVNYSNVKYLPGNGSTFTDTAVFNTYGVLAAYRCTPTFSVAGAFAYTLASKANGVSDAARYQQYSLKESYSLSKRTTLYALQAYTHSSGQTLGALGAGHIVDAAPIVGDSQQLTPSTTHGQFVGMAGIAVTF
- a CDS encoding glycoside hydrolase family 31 protein, which produces MTSLLHPPVFRVASRHANRILLASDAGATVELFVLEDDIVRVRVLPDATPRNPRTWTIAPGLDDVPLDGRDRLDLSGFALPHYDFVEDDDAVRIETAQIRVVVNRQGGRCTWSMRGADGAWRVVLADRATQAYNFGWWDERAYHYVARERSDKVFGLGERAGELDRTGARFEMRNIDAMGYSAKHTDPLYKHIPFYITWSPDARGGFGLFYDTLSDCTFDMGRELDNYHGLYRYFVAEHGDLDYYFIASPDTPLAAARRFTWLTGRPARTPKWGLGYSGSTMSYTDAPDAQQQMNQFVEQCDAHDILCDSFHLSSGYTSIGAKRYVFNWNREKFPDPNGFVQHYRDHGIRLCANIKPCLLRDHPAFDEAAQRGLLIRSASGEPAWVQFWDEVGAYIDFTQPQAYRWWQEQVTSALLEYGIASTWNDNNEYEIWSPDAIAHGFGAPFPAREAKVLQTMLMMRASRDAQRAHAPAQRPFLVSRSGGAGMQRYVQTWSGDNYTSWETLRYNLKMGLGLSLSGVSNIGHDIGGFSGPAPSPELLLRWVQFGIFMPRFSIHSWNDDGTVNEPWMYPEIAAQIASLIKQRYRLLPYLYHLLWLSTTRYEPVLRPTLADFPGDARCYDACDDMMLGDALLVAPVVEPGRTERAVYLPSGARWICCTSAQSFEGGADVTLPAPLDTPVMLLREGRVLPLNVAEQRFGARADTRGFLVAPRTEDGVAHGECVEDDGETEAWRDGEYGLWRIETGRAASGELDVSVRWDGRMNRPAERVEILLPASLQGALAVRGARIEHDVRDGAWRRIVVALGG